The following proteins are co-located in the Massilia litorea genome:
- the fdx gene encoding ISC system 2Fe-2S type ferredoxin → MPQIVILPHPVFCPDGAVLEAPSGKSVCDVMLENDIEIEHACDRVCACTTCHVIVREGFDSLNEQEEKEEDMLDKAWGLEPNSRLSCQAIVADEDLVVEIPKYTINHAAEKNH, encoded by the coding sequence GTGCCACAAATCGTCATCCTGCCCCACCCGGTCTTCTGCCCCGACGGCGCCGTACTGGAAGCCCCGAGCGGCAAATCCGTCTGCGACGTCATGCTGGAAAACGACATCGAGATCGAACACGCCTGCGACCGCGTCTGCGCCTGCACCACCTGCCACGTGATCGTGCGCGAAGGTTTCGACTCGCTGAACGAGCAGGAAGAAAAAGAAGAAGACATGCTGGACAAGGCCTGGGGCCTGGAACCGAATTCGCGCCTGTCGTGCCAGGCGATCGTGGCCGACGAGGACCTCGTGGTCGAGATCCCGAAGTACACGATCAAC